From Pseudochaenichthys georgianus chromosome 15, fPseGeo1.2, whole genome shotgun sequence:
tttattttatttttattatatcataacttagtactttttttaacatatgtaacattaagctgtctgtggctctttcctgctgtgacGATGcaagtgtcccctctgtgggactaataaaggtattctgattctgataagtAGGCTTCATATCACTAACACCCACACGTTGTTTTATTTTAGGACAGTTCAAACTCATCAGATCATCATCGCAGCTCTGGACTCGAGAGGTACAAGGACTTACAGAAGTATTTCAACAGGAGACTGAAGGCAGCATACCACAGGTTCTCCCACATACCGGATCACTCATTGGTAAGGGCTGCACTTTGCCTTGggattttaaactattggaataTAATCTCAGTGTTAATCCCAGCAGCATTCACACTTGTGTTGCCAGAAACACAGAGTATACATCCTGTGTGGGATTAGTAGGATCCACAGAATCATATTACTCTCATTAGCTGTTGAGGCATTTGTGAAATTCGAATTCTTTTTTTACAATTCACTGTGATTTGCATTGACACAGGTCTGTGGCCATAACCATGTGTATTTCATTGAGGGGGATGGGATCTACAGAGTGGACCAAAGACAAAGTAAGCAGAAAATATGAAGTTGTAAAGCCAGAAGCTTGAGATCAGAGACCTGTAATCATATTGCATTCTGAAGACTAAAGTAACGCATAGACACTTGAATGGGAAATGTTATAAAGAGGACTGAAATCAACCAGAAACTAAAATATTACCTGCAGTTCCTTTTATTAATAAAACCCCATTCACTGCACCTGCAATTTATTAGCATTCCTTTGTAAGGAATCCCTCTTCTGTGCATGACTCAGTTTCCTCGCCCTGTGTGTAGGTGACCCAGAACCAGAGCAGGTGCTACATCTAGGACAAGTCTCTAGGCAGGAGGAGAAGACAGGTCTTATTAATGAAGAAAGGATTCAGTGGATTGTCCAGAGGATACGTCTGTCCCCTCAGGAGAAGCATCTTGCTGCCTCACTAAAGACTACTGACACAGAAGAGCCTAGGTGAaaagattcaaattaacatgcagaatgttcttttatttggcagtaattgttttttttattgtcaaaatGTAAACTGTTCAATTTactgaattaattaattaatggaTGATTGTGCTGTGACGTTCAGGTGTGTGGTTGTGAGGCTTCGAAAGAGaaactctcctcctcctcctgatcCCCAACACATTGTACTCACACTGGACAAAGTCTTCAGCTTTGGTACGTTTTGAATAGTTTGACCTTGGAGAAATATAATAGAAGTATAAGTGTACTGGCTAATATATAATGTTCGTCTACATGAGTAAAGAGTGGGCCACAGACGATGTCCTGTTCTACACAACTCTGGAGGCTCTGCGCTGCAGTAAAGTGTTTCGATTGGACCTGACCTCCAAAGAAAGCAGGATCACTTCTGTGTTTGAGGAAACACATCCTGAGTAAGTAGAAGTCATGCTGCGTACCATTTACATTGGAAGTCGGGTCAGAACTGGGAGTGACGTCACATTCCAGTTGACAGTGTTTCAGTAGCACAAGTCGGAAAAAGGGGCCAGCAGGAAAGTTGTTCGCCTTGTTTACAGCTTTAACAGTCACCTAAGCTTTATATTGTATTTTACAGATATAAAACTCCTAGCAACATATCCACCGATAGACGATGATCCGAACCATACTGCATGTACAGTTGATGACACAAATAATACAGAAGAGCTAAACATCTTATATTATCAAAGTGTTCTCTTAATGTTCATACGCAGAGACTCCATTTTGACCACTGATCTTGGATGATCTCGGGTATGGCGAGGTATCTCCGAGTTTCCAAGTAGGCACCAATCTGACCTCAAGGGGCGTTCCAGTTCAAATGTCCGACTGGGAACTTAGATATTCCCTCTTCCCAGTACAACTTGAACGCACCATAAGGTCACATCTAAGCTGTGTCTGCTCCCACACCGTCTCTAATTCATACATGGACCTCTCCACAGTGTGTTTGTGGAGGTCGCTCTTTCCAGAGACCGACAGATGCTGAGCATCAACGGCAACAGCAGGAGCAGCTCAGAGGTTCTGCTAATTGATGGAACGACTTCCCATCTAGAGCCTTTCCTGGTTCAGCCACGGCAGCCGGACCTCCGGTACCATGTGGAGCACTGGAGAGAGTCTCTGGTTATACTGGCTAATACAGGGCCTGGGAAAGAATATCAGGTAGCGTTGGTACAATACTCTTACTGGAATACGATATGTAGAAGAATAGTTTCATAAGCTAAAATGATTTAAAAGGTTTTTATACTTTGGCCCCCTTCAGGGTGCGTACAAGTGCTTTATTTTCCTGTTAAAGTATAAAGTATCAATGGAGAAGTGATAACTAAGGCTTCAAGTGTTTAGACATTTTGGTTTGGATACCTATTAAGTTGTTTTTAAGGGCTTGTATGTTTTTGCTGCGAGTCAATGTGTATAATCCTTAATGGTTATGTTGTGGTAAATCACAGCAAAACACATTTGGAAGGAGATAGTTATGCTAATTCATATTTTATGTTTCCTAGGTGTTGCAGTCCCCTCTCTCAGAGCCCTCCATGGCCTCCTGGGTGCCTTTGTTTGCCCCTGACTCCGGCACTGTTATCAAAGACATGGACGTGATCGGAGACCACTGTGTGTTGGTGGCTAGAACAGCAGCCGGTGGACTCGTTCTTATCGTAGTCTCGCTGACCAATCCCAAGGAGGCATACACTGTACAGGTCAGTGTGACCGGAAAACTAgattataatattttttttctttctttgcaGCTTTGACGTTATACTAACTTGCTGGCATGCTTGCTATTATTCATAAAACTGTATCCTTTACCAAATTGCTTGTTAAGATGCTTTAAATGTAAAAGGATATCTTTCACACATCAACATATACAGTTGGCCACTTGTATTCATATTGATTGTATGCATTAATCTCTCCCTAGCTCCCCTCCTGGGCCTGTACCATCCAAATGAAGAAACCAGGCATGGCAGTGGGCAGTGTGTTGGAGTTCTTGATTTCATCTCCAGTCCACACCCCAATGCCGTACAGTCTGTCCCCTCAAGATGGGCTACTTTTATCAGGCTCCAAAGATGGTTCCTCCCCAGGGGCCCAAGGCAGAATTACCACCACCCGCTTGGAGGCCTGCAACCAAGTGAGAACACTTAACACATAagacgcatgcacacacactgaaacagtaTCGGCTGTGGGGAGGCTCATCATCTCCGTGCTAAGACTCAAGTGTCTACTGGTAAAGCTCTTTTGGCAACCAGCCACCAGTAGAACACtgtcatgcacacacacagctaagACCTAGAAGTGCAGATCTGATATATGCAAAACATATGCTGTTTCGAGAtcatttaacattttgaaatgtCTCCCTGCCTGTAGGATGGTACCTTGGTGCCAGTGACCCTGTTTCACTCGGGACCT
This genomic window contains:
- the prepl gene encoding prolyl endopeptidase-like isoform X1; the encoded protein is MAVLSSLLCSPARFISPFRLRLWDFSPCKWRTWLFLSVQRCYSSDSSNSSDHHRSSGLERYKDLQKYFNRRLKAAYHRFSHIPDHSLVCGHNHVYFIEGDGIYRVDQRQSDPEPEQVLHLGQVSRQEEKTGLINEERIQWIVQRIRLSPQEKHLAASLKTTDTEEPRCVVVRLRKRNSPPPPDPQHIVLTLDKVFSFEWATDDVLFYTTLEALRCSKVFRLDLTSKESRITSVFEETHPDVFVEVALSRDRQMLSINGNSRSSSEVLLIDGTTSHLEPFLVQPRQPDLRYHVEHWRESLVILANTGPGKEYQVLQSPLSEPSMASWVPLFAPDSGTVIKDMDVIGDHCVLVARTAAGGLVLIVVSLTNPKEAYTVQLPSWACTIQMKKPGMAVGSVLEFLISSPVHTPMPYSLSPQDGLLLSGSKDGSSPGAQGRITTTRLEACNQDGTLVPVTLFHSGPVGGLRQAPLLVHVYGAYGRDLNMEFCPEKRLLLEQGWTLAFCHIRGGGERGLSWHRQAGVEGKQRGVEDLRACLRHLFSSGVSSPSLTALTACSAGAVAVGALCNTHTHMMRAVTLQAPFLDVLGTMEDPSLPLTLEDREEWGDPVGNPEHRLIISSYCPLHNITPQCYPSMLLTAYSGDARVPLAGVLKYTELLKRAIHTHFTLNPKSEYEPAPNIVLNIQPGENHLGPEDFELMLEEEALRLAFLYTELGLEPPRPQRKRRR
- the prepl gene encoding prolyl endopeptidase-like isoform X2; the encoded protein is MAVLSSLLCSPARFISPFRLRLWDFSPCKWRTWLFLSVQRCYSSDSSNSSDHHRSSGLERYKDLQKYFNRRLKAAYHRFSHIPDHSLVCGHNHVYFIEGDGIYRVDQRQSDPEPEQVLHLGQVSRQEEKTGLINEERIQWIVQRIRLSPQEKHLAASLKTTDTEEPRCVVVRLRKRNSPPPPDPQHIVLTLDKVFSFEWATDDVLFYTTLEALRCSKVFRLDLTSKESRITSVFEETHPDVFVEVALSRDRQMLSINGNSRSSSEVLLIDGTTSHLEPFLVQPRQPDLRYHVEHWRESLVILANTGPGKEYQVLQSPLSEPSMASWVPLFAPDSGTVIKDMDVIGDHCVLVARTAAGGLVLIVVSLTNPKEAYTVQLPSWACTIQMKKPGMAVGSVLEFLISSPVHTPMPYSLSPQDGLLLSGSKDGSSPGAQGRITTTRLEACNQDGTLVPVTLFHSGPVGGLRQAPLLVHVYGAYGRDLNMEFCPEKRLLLEQGWTLAFCHIRGGGERGLSWHRQAGVEGKQRGVEDLRACLRHLFSSGVSSPSLTALTACSAGAVAVGALCNTHTHMMRAVTLQAPFLDVLGTMEDPSLPLTLEDREEWGDPVGNPEHRLIISSYCPLHNITPQLVLPIDAADGLQR